In Mauremys reevesii isolate NIE-2019 linkage group 9, ASM1616193v1, whole genome shotgun sequence, the genomic stretch TATATGCTCATGGGCAGGATCATCAGGCTTAGATTCTTCAATTGTCACAAAGTTGAGAAGGAGGCTTTTAGGAGAgcgcttctttttcttcttcttcttcttgatcTGTCGGTTCTCCTGGTTTGGGGAGACCCATTCCCCACTCTGCTTGCTTTTTTGGACAACCTTGTGCCGGGGTGTCTGGCGGCATCGTACCAGAGCAGTGACAAAAATGACCAGGATGACTGTCATGGTGCCTGCAATTATAGCAATGATGATTTTGACATAGTCATTGGTCTGTGGGGTTATCTCACCATCCCCAACATTCTGGCCCACTGGTGTTTCCATATTTCTGCGCACCAGCTCCTGCACATATGAACCATTGGTGATGGTCTCATTCACAAATAAATGCACCAGTGCTATGGTATAGAGAGACTCTGGCTgtcctaaatcattgacttttaTCACCAGCCTGTGTAAGCCATGATCCGCTGTGATTACCTTCTCTTTCAAAGTAATGTTGCCTGTTAACTGATCAATTGTAAACAAACTTCTCGAATTCCCACCTATAATGCTGTAGCGGAGCTCTGCATTCATCCCTGTATCATTGTCAACTGCAAAGACTTTAGTCACCACGGATCCTGGATTGGTGGCTGTGGGAATCAACTCATAGGAGTAGTTGGATGAAGGGATGACAAAAACTGGCCTGTTGTCATTCACATCAACTACATTTATGGTCACTTTGGCAGTGGAAGAGCGTTGCACTCTTCCTCCATCGATAGCCTTCACCTGGAAAGTATAAGAACCTTGTTGCTCTCTATCAAATGTAATATTGGGTCTTATTACACCAGTAAGTGGATCGATAATGAAATTCTCTCTGCCATTTAATATAGAGAGAGTAACTGCAGCATTCTCTCCAGAGTCAGCGTCAGTAACTGTGATGAGCCCCACTGTGCCATACATGGGGAGGTTTTCTGGCACATAGAAATTGTATTCATTGTGGGTAAAAGCAGGGCTGTTGTCATTCTGGTCCAGAACTGATAGTGTCACAGTAGCATTGGTCTGCAATGGTGGCATCCCATTATCCTTAGCCAGTACAGTGAAGGAGTACCTGTCCTGCTTTTCCCTGTCCAGCTTTCTCACTGCTGTCAGAACTCCTGTGCGGCGATCCAGGTTGAAAATGGGGGGTGCATCTGAACCCAGCATATAGCTGATCTCAGCATTGCGTCCACTGTCTGCATCTGTGGCACTGATCTTGGTCAGCTGGGTCCCAGGAGCATTGTTCTCAGGAATGGAAAGTCCTATGACAGGTTGTGTGAAAACTGGGGCATTGTCATTCTCATCTTTGATTTTGATCAGCAGCATTGCAGACTGATTTAAGGGAGGTTTCCCTGAATCAGAGGCCACTATTTTAATGGCATATTCTCGCGTAGCCTCATAGTCTAGAAATGTGGCAGTCTCCAACAGAAACTGATTATCAAATACTGGCTTTAACCTAAAAGGGACATCATGGTCTGTGAAGCAGGTAACTTTTCCATTCAGATCAGCATCCTTGTCCATTACTGTAATCAGGGCAATTTTTGTATTGAGTGGCGCTTTCTCAGACAGGAGCACAGTCCCATTCACTGGATTGATGATGTATCTTGTGTCTATGGATGGGACATTATCGTTAATATCGGTGATATTTACTGTCACTGTTGCCCTTGATGGAATTGAGCTGCCATCACTTGCCAAAACAGTTAACTTGTGTACGGGTGACTCCTCCCTGTCCAGTGGTTCCTTAATTGTGATGAGGCCAGTGGTGTTATCTAAGGCAAAGAGCCTTTTGGCCAGACTGGAAATCTGATTGCTGAAAAAGAAGTTGATCTGTGCATTTGAGCCCAGATCAGCATCAGTGGCATGGAGCTGAGAAACTGAGGTGCCCACTGGAGCATTTTCTGGAATGCTAACTTCAATGTCATTTTCCTTAAAGACTGGGCGATTGTCATTCACATCAGTAACTGTTACTTGTAGGATGGCTGTACTGGATCTGGGAGGTGTTCCACCATCTTCAACTTTAATCTTCATCACATATGTGTCTTTCTGCTCCCTGTCCAGGATCTGCTGGACTATCAACTGTGGCCACTTGTCTCCCTCAGGTGTTTCAATTATATCAAGTCCAAATACATTTTGACCCTAGAAGACACAGAAAAGGGAACAATTTTTATTATGAAAATATATTACAAATAGATAGACATCTTTACTGTACACATGGGATCCCATGAAAATACCTTTATAGGTGTATTTATACTGCTAGATTAAGCCTTTAGCCTTTGCCTTGAGCACAGAGCTGCGTGTAATTGTGCCTCCCTAGTAGCAGGCCTGAGCAGGAATGGTGTTTCAGAGCATCAAGGTTCCTTTTACAGCTCCAGCTCAAATTACTGCAACTCCTGAAAACATATGGCTTACTTCCTATTTTACACctaggtggagggtggggggtagAGAGATGCCAAGGCTCAACTTACATCAGACCCCATGCTCACAGAGGGGCATTATCCATGCAGCTAAGGGTGTGCCCCACAACAAGCCAGGACCCGAGATTTGGGGAGGGCAAGCAAAAGGATAGGGGGACTTAATCCCCAGTTCAGCAGTGCAAGACAAGGGTACAATCTGTACCATTTAGAGAAAAGAAAAACTACACCATATTGAAAAGGGGATTACCACATAATTTAAGTTTCAAGTGGCACAGTCACAACTGAGACATGTTAGGTTATTAGAAATACATGAAAATCAGGAAGAATTATTCCCCTTTTCATCACTATGTATTTCATATTTGCAGTGAAAAATACATTCCAAGTGTGAAAATAAGATGTTTTTTCTTATGAATAATATCACAGGACTATTACATTTACACTCTGAGTAATAAGATCCTGTAATAGGGTTTGTTGAACACTTCATGCCCTTCTTACAGCAAGTAATGCATTTATATGTGCAGACACTGTAAAAACACAGCTTTTCCTTAGACTACGGGATGGACAGAGCAGTCTAAGTAATGTGCTGTCCTGCAGGTGGGAAACTGGAGTCTGGTTCCCACTGCTGGTATCTCTCTGGGCCAGCAGATGCTGGGACTCTTGCAAAGGGAGCATACACATCCCCCAAGGAGAAGGAATTGATTAGCAATGATCAATAGCAATCTCTCTGACTGATGAAGAGTGGTATTGACAGATTCCAAAGGGAATCCTAACAGCATTATCTCCCCAGAAGGATGGGGGCCATAATGCAGGCATTGAAAATAGGTGTGTAACATGGGTGAAAATGGGGGCTCAATGAGGATCAGATAGGATAGGGGGGCAGGGAACAGTTAGGattttatgtatttgtttttaagaaCATTAAACTCTCGTTATGCCTGTCATGTTTATAGTCAGAAACCGTGCTGCTGACCTAGCTCTTGCTATACTCATGATGGGACtggttctgccacccttactcacactgagtagtaacTTCCTGCATGAGTATTTTCATTGGCTTTAATGTGTCTACTCAATTAGCAAGCAGCTAGTaagcatgagtaagggtggcagaattgggcCTGCTAtagttttatttattcattttaatttataCACAAATTGCTAAAAGATCATCTCTCCATGGCTCTAGATTCTGCCAATAAAATTTACAAAGACAACTGTTAGTTTAATTTACAACTAACATTAACCAGATGTAAAAAGGAAACATCAGCTCTTCCCACCTACATCGTCATGACACCCCCACCCATCACCAAAGTTTAGGGGGATGAGATAGAACAGgcgttggcaacctttggcatgcggcttgccagggtaagcaccctggcgtgccaggccggtttgtttaactgacgcgtctgcaggttcagctgaacgcggctcccactggccgcggttcaccgctccaggaaAATGGgagcgggaagtggcggccagtacatccctcagcctgcgcagcaggtaaacaaaccggcccggcctgccaggaggcttaccctggcgagttgcatgccaaaggttgccgacccctgagataGACTTTGCAGTGTGCACTACAAATCATGCAATTTAGGGTATTTAAGACCCTGCATGGAAGAGGGGCTTCCAGTGTGGAGGATTCCACATTTGGAATGGTTAGTAAGAAGCATGACTACACTGTACCCTGCTACCCACAATTACATCAGTACCTATATGGGCCTAATTCTGCCTTTGTGCATCTTCCATTGTCATCAACAGTACCAGGGCTCTTGCAGATTAGGGCTGAATATGATTCTATCCATTGCAGCAATCATTTCCTTTGTGGCAAAGCTGCAATATCTCCATTTCAAATAAAATAACCCAACTCTCTACCCCTTGTGCTGTGTCTGTCACCCCAATAAGTAATGACCCGCGACGATCTATAACAGAAATGTGGATTGGAAAACAGATGTAGATCTTCCTTTTTCACTGGAAGATGAGTGAAGATGCCAACCCTGCTAATCGTGTCCGAATCAAGTTCTATATCCTTTAATTTCTAAAACAGCGACCTCATGAcagaccttctctttgttaaagacAAGTGAATATTCTCCCTCAGTGGTAGGATTATCATGAGTGGATTACTGCAGGCAACCTTGCTAGCAGTTGTTTAATTTGGACTAAGACTCTTATTTGTTGCAAAAATGCTGAATTAAATAAACTGCTCTTTCAACACTGATTTCCACAAAAGCCTAGCaatagtgggggaaaaaaaatcagctttcctACAGTTCTTTATTTGCACACAAGCTGACAGATGTGCATTGATTATTCTGTCATTAGCTCCTGCAACTACAACAAACACTATATACAGACTTTTAATTCATGAAACTACATACCCAATTTAGCTTTTCTTTAACTATCACATATGACAAGAGACACATTTTTCATTATAGCATATGATTTTGGCTTAAACGTAGAACTTCAGTTCCCTGTCACTAGCAGTAAACTGCTAGGGAAACAGCAAAAATCCAACACAAATTAGAATCTTTACTGAAAATATCAGCAttttaacaaaatgttttatGCAAAATTGCTACCATATATAATGTAATAGGGATTAATTAAATACAGATTTCTATAGAAATTATTCTAAAAAAATACCAAATATAATAGAGAACTAGCTCTTCTATGTAATTTTTAAACTGATCTACAGCAACACATAGAAAAttagattcctgttatattagggtatgtctacacagctgccGGGAACAAGTCTCACAGCCCTGGTTGCCAGACTTTTGCTAGTAGGTCTCGTGCTGGTGCACCGAAAATAACAATGTGGAAGTTCCAGCTTCAGAACTTCAGAGACCGAGACCGAACATAAAAGCaatatctacacagctatttttagtgcactggcATGGGCCCTGCCACCGCATCTGTTTATCCCAGCAgctgtgtagccataccctcatagattaattttaaaatggtaaaGACAAGTTATTTTTCTCCATTAAACCTCAGGGGATAAGATCTTTCCATATGGGGTGTAGCCTCTTATACTCATCTTTTTCTTCCATCCCTTTTATTGCCAAAGTGACAGCAGTGAATACTTAGGGTATGGCCTAATCACATATACCTAATGATTCCACCCTTCTGGCAGAATTCCTTAGAAACATCCTACAGAAAATTTTAGAGAGTTATGTGCCTGCCATAGAATTCTTTaggttgtttaaaaaacaaaacaaaaacaaaaaaaccacctacAGAAAGGATGTCAGTCTATaaatttcatagatttttaaaagtagtaTCTATAAAACCATAGTAGTTTCATTCCTCTTAAATGGTATAGGACTTGTCCATAGGGAGAATAGTGTTTTCTTATACATTTGTAAATATCTTAAGGGTCACTATGCTGACACAACTCATGCACAGCTGTAGTAGATGCCTTTTGTAATTACAATGATAACTTTAACTCACAAAAAAGTATAAATACACACAAAGCCTAGCTTAGGATGCCTAGGGTCAAAGGCATATATAAAATTGGGCAAAATACATAAGTGGCAGTAAAGCCAGTCAAAATGACAATTAATGCAGTATTTTTTTAACAGACCAATTCAAGCAAACCTATCGTTACGTATTGTTGAAATGAATAAGAATAGGGACTGTGCCATTAAATACACACTTTAACACACCTATTGTGAGGATGGAAAGCTCTCCCACTTTAAATAGTCTTTGAAAAATGATGAAACATTCAACAACAAAAGGAACTATAAGGCTCTGACCGAGTCCTCCATGAGTAAAGCAATTTAGAGTTAAGAATGATAATCCAGGCTGAGCTATCAGCTTTAACTCTCACCAAACAAACACAGaggatgaaattctggctccactgaagctaatgggaaCATTGGCACTGACTTCaagaggtcaggatttcacccacagggccagattctgacacccttaTTAACAAAGCTGTCCCACTGCATCATTGGGATTATTCCTAGTGTTGGTGCTGCTCAACAGCAGCAAAGGTATCTGAATTTAGCtcataatataaatataatagaAAGTTAGCACATATAAAGTATTGTTcaccttcaaagtgctttacaaacagtaCTCTTAAAACTGGGAAGTATTATCCCAATTTTTTGATGTGAGTAACAAAGGAAGAGTTAAATTATCTCATTTTAAGACATGCTAAGCACTGTAACGCCCATCTATTCAAGGCAAAAGAAGCTTCTCTTTCCAGAGCCAGGATTAGCATTAAGGAGCTGCTGGCTCAGaccatgagactctctctctctctctctctctctcaaaagaaCAGCACAGTGATATGCACTTAAGCAATAGTATCAGCCCAGATTTTCAGCTTAAACTCTGCTTCCTTACAATATAAGACCATTCACTTCACTGGAGTCATGCATTACATTGAGAGGTTCCTGTAATTACAAATCAGTATTTTTGTTGAAAGAACTCCCTGCCATATTTACCTGATCATTCGTAATGGATCCAAATGTCCTTTTCGGTGCTGTTTTGGGCTGTCATGTAAATACAAAATtagaaagttttttaaaatgtgtaacattGAAGTAGACTTGTAAATACACAACTATTCAAACACGGACACTCAACACAGTGAAGTGGAACAGCTCTTTCAGTGCTACAACAGGCTAGCATGCTGGAACTTAAGAGGGGGCTCCTAGGGTCCATTCCTGTACAAACTTGCTTCTGGCTTATGTGATTCTGCAATATCACAAGCTGtctcattgaactcagtgggattCAGATTCTGGAGTAAGAGCTAAGCCTAGCAGGAAATATTTGCATGATTGGGCTCTTAGCTGGCAGATTACTGCCTGGATGAACTGGAAAAGCAAAGCCATGGGTCAATGCAGGCGCCATTAACATGGCCTGCTGTGGCCAAGACTACTCAGGAAATTAAGTTTGCGAACCAATAAATGGATAGACAGTTAACAGCTCTATCGGATGCTGATAAACTGATAGACCACAATGGCttcttaaataaataaagccCAAACCCCCCAACTAtggtaaaaaaaatcacattaaaaatGTACAATACTGTGTGATGCATAGCACTTTGGATTTTAAAAGGGAATCAGTGTTTGTGATTATTGTTGAGACCATCAGAGAGTATTTGTTCATGTAATAAACAAATCAGGGGTAGATCCTGTAAGGTGCATAGTGTGCTTATATTTCACTAAAGgagaatgctcagcacctcacagaatcaGGTCCTCATTGGGCAAGAAGGCCTTGTTTCTGAAGACATGTTTAACTTAAGGCAATTTACTCAcagtgcataaaattaagcacatttTAACAGGTTGAGGACCTAAATCTTTTTAGCAGATTGTACAAATGACAAAATCTATACAGAATGTATATAAGAAATATTCAAAGTGGTAATAAAATATACAATGAGCAGCAAGTGGGCCCACACAGTTTAACCATTCTAAAATGCAAGAACCTACCATACAAAACACTTGTGGTTAGATAATCCTGGCATCAAACTGTGAATCAGACATAATGGTTTCCTGACTCCTTcatacaaaattattttaaacagaTAAGTCATTTGCAATAATAATACTTTAATAAGAAAATCTTCAATATATAAGCATCCAAATGATCCTAAAGTGCTTTAAGAACCCTCCCCCGAAATAGCTCAGCTGTTTGCTGGCTGATGAACATTTCAGGTATACCCAAGAAGGAAACACTTGCAGTTCTTTTGAACATACAAGGTAGGTCCCAATGTTCTGTTGTTGCCAAGAGAATTCCTATGGAACACTGTAGCACAGCAGGTGCAGTCAAGAATGAGCCAAGAGAAAAGATTACGGTAACACAGACACAAGATTTCCAATGCAAAATTATACAGGAGCTGCAAAATGGGACAGATTAgttttcagattttgtttttaaaaagcatgcaTTTTTCTTTCAAGCTTGACACTTTGAATGTGAAACGTGTAAATACCCACAGCAAAGCTAAACCCTAAATACAGAGTTACTATAGATAATAAGTAAATACTAGCACATTCAGAACCATGGTAGCATGAATGCCACAGCTCTAATGAAAAGGAATACAGGTCTCTAGTCTGCTGTCACAATGTGTGATTCAGATTTGTATTCATTCTGAAAGATTATGCTGCATTACGCTTCTCTGTCATTTAATGCACACCAACTTTCCACTCTCTTTTCTGCAATACTGCATGCAACTTGGGTTCCACTAAATGTATGCaactgggagggggcgggggacagGGACTGTGGTGTACACATACTAAAAGACAGCAAGATGGCCTCAAAGAAGAAACTGAAATTAGAAACCTGTGAAATATTTGCAACACAAACAGAAATCCACAGGAAATTTGCCTGATGTTGGGTTCCATTATAAACTTGTTGAAACTCAAGCAAGGTTTGTCAGAACATATCCTGAGGTTAAAGAACTGAGGCCCAGTTTCAAATAAACTTGGGTAAACGCATGGTTTTGTATCAATACTATGCACAGTTGCTGTTTCATATGCTGTTGATGTAAATCCTGCGAAATATAACGACAGTCTAAACTAAGTTTTGCTTAGACAGTCAAACCCAAAACTCAAAAGTGGAACTTGGGGGTTCTGAATTTCCATAAATCTAAGCTAAAGGAAATGCCTGTACAAGAACCTGTATGTAAATATGTTCAGCTCCTTGCCTAAACTGTATGAATATGAAAAATCTAAGGGCAAAATCCATTTGGTGGACTACAAATTTATCGATGAACTTGGCCACAAGTGCCTAAGTATTTCTCAACCTCAGTTTATGGTTTTAAAAGAGCTACCCTAGCTGTAAAGCACAAGCAAAGCTTTCCTATCCATACACTCAAAGCCTAACTACTTACATTATATCAATAGCGAACATAATACTAGGCGGGGGCTCAGCACAAAGTACAGATAAGGAACCATTATTCCAAAAGTGAGAGAAACGTAAGAAATACAATGGGCAAGTCATCAGAGAATCAGTAAGTGGTCCAAAGTATTGTAATCTGAACAAAACGGAGGTTTAGGAGGAATACACAAGCACTGAAATGCTTGGGAAGCTAAATTTAATGTTATTGCAGAAAGACTGAGAGTAATGTCTCTTTCTGTTCCTTACCACCCCAGGGCAGCCTGTCCTTTCTCTTTAGAACTCTTCCCAACCTTGATTTCCCCAAATCTCCTTTGGATTCGACTTCTCTGACAATTTTATCCATAAAGCTGTCTCATATTTCCTGAGCTTGTGAAAGCTGATGAATGTTCTTTGACCAAATTGTGAACAGGAAAAGGTCTAGCATACAGAATAATTGCCTTCCATGCCCTGATACAAGTTCTTTACACGAGTTTAGCAAAACATACTAGCAGTTTCCTTAAATTTACGCTTTATACTGAAGATGACAAATGTCAGTGCAGTTGTCCTGACATGACAGTGTCATTAGCAGTTCTATGGCCCAACTAAGCCCTGACAAGCTTCTCTTCACCATTCATGTTAGGGGTGCTGTAGTGATGGTTAACAAGACAGATTTCCGGTTTTGGCATATGAACGGTATCTTCTCATATTACAAGTTGTCCTATAGCAAAGTAGGCAATATAGTAACAACCTAAGTTTGTGTAACAGTACTGCAAATCTTGTATTTTTCAGGCTCTCTCTTATCCTGGGTTACCAGGGCTGCCACTATTAACAGTTTCCCCTCCAACACAAATTCTCTGCATCACACTATTATGATACTTGTACTGTGGTATCAGCACATTGCTTCATCTCATCAGGATGTAAAGTCATGACAGCATGAAATAATTTGAAGGTCACTTGAGTGGTTCCGCAAACTTAGCTCAAATGGACTCCTATATAGGTGCATCACCAAAGCAGCCAAGTATCTCACAAGCATTAATTAATGTATCCCCACAATACTTTGAGGTAAGGAGGTATTACtactcccattttatagatgggctcctgagatagagagagagagtacatCACTTGTCCCAACATCATGCAAAGAGTCCGTGGTACATCCAAAAATTGAACCCGCTCTCTTGAGCACCACTCCAAGGCATTAAACTCAAAATCATCCTTCTTTTAGGAACAGTTTCCCCAAAACAGGGACAGGTAACAAATGTAGGTAGGAGAACTAGAAAAGTGGATTCTCCTCCACATCACATCCCATTATACATGTTgagagacatacacacacactctactGAACAGGAGATTGATTAAGTACATGATGGACAGTTTAAGGTATTGAATATGACTGGGCATTGTTCTAAATGCTTCCATTTTTCCATAGCCTAAAGGAAGGTTCCAGAAACATTTCCTGTCCCAGCAATTTTCCCCTTCTTTGTAATGGCACTAGGATTTATACAGGGAAGAAAGGATTTGGGGTTTATGTTAGGTATCTCATTGttctttattttattacaaacttGAATTTTTTATGATAGCATATTTTACATGTCACATCATTATAGATTTGATGCATTTGCCAGTTAAGGTTAACAGGGACCAAAGAACCAATCATCTGTAAATACATGATTACACATTTCATGGATATCACTTACTAACACATAATTGTGGTTCAGGAAGTGTCAGGAAGAAAGCTATTCTGGGTACTCTCTCAACAAGAGCTAAATAAAGAGCCCAATTCTGCTTTGGCCGCCAGAACAAGGCACCTTGAGAttctaaatatatttttagaGTTATTGGACGACCAGGAGTTTGAGCAATGTGGACCTGCAAAACACCCTATTCCTTCCCTGCTCTGTAGCCAGGGTAATCTGTCAGGAAGAAGAAGATTCAGACTGACATCCATTTGTGCACAGGAACACGCAGGCAACTGTGTTCCTTACCTTAAAACAGATGCTGCTCAGCAAATTTACCACTTCCATCCGTTTCAATGGGAACTGAGGGTGATGGACACATGGCTTTAGAGAGACAAGACAGATGAGGTaatatttattggaccaacatctgttggcgAGAGGGACAAGCTTACGAGCTATATAGACTTCTCCTCAGCTTTTTTAGCtctatgtagctcaaaagcttgtctctctcaccaacagaagttggtccaataaaagatattacctcactcacccttgtctctctaatattctgggacaacacagctacaacaacactacatacATGTGGCTTTGGTTCATAAAGCAtggaaaacagaaacaaaaagccCTTTGACACTGTTAAAATATACAGAAATTTATGCCCATTAAGTCTATACCTCAATCTCATTTCATTCCCTCCCCGCACCCTAAACAAATACCTGAAGGAAATATGCACATGCCTCCCAAATTTTCTTTTAAGAGACAGAAACTTTACTGAGTTATATAGGtgcaaaaaataaatttgaaCCTCTGATTTTGTATTTATATAATAAAGTTCTTTTGCATCATATCTTTTGCATCATATCTTGTAAGCCAAAGTGGTTGAAACTTTTGCATATTGATTGTATTATTTACTTTTAGGGAAAAAATTGATAAAATCTTTGTGTGGGTTACATGGGTAACACAAACACAGATGCTTAACTAGAGATATAGGTGCCTAAACAAGCACaataaaacataaaaaaacaaaacaatatgttCTCTTGACTTACATCATAAAAGGGCACTCTTTCATATACCCATACTAT encodes the following:
- the PCDH11X gene encoding protocadherin-11 X-linked isoform X5, whose product is MDLLSGTYLLAVLLACIVFQSGAQEKNYTVREELPENVLIGNLLKDLNLTLDPDVSLSSPLQFKLVYKTGDVPLVRVEENTGEIFTTANRIDREKLCSGIFSENRCFYEVEVAVLPDEVFRLVKIRFLIEDINDNAPLFPSTVINISIPENTAINSRYSVPSAIDPDIGVNGIQHYELLKPKTAPKRTFGSITNDQGQNVFGLDIIETPEGDKWPQLIVQQILDREQKDTYVMKIKVEDGGTPPRSSTAILQVTVTDVNDNRPVFKENDIEVSIPENAPVGTSVSQLHATDADLGSNAQINFFFSNQISSLAKRLFALDNTTGLITIKEPLDREESPVHKLTVLASDGSSIPSRATVTVNITDINDNVPSIDTRYIINPVNGTVLLSEKAPLNTKIALITVMDKDADLNGKVTCFTDHDVPFRLKPVFDNQFLLETATFLDYEATREYAIKIVASDSGKPPLNQSAMLLIKIKDENDNAPVFTQPVIGLSIPENNAPGTQLTKISATDADSGRNAEISYMLGSDAPPIFNLDRRTGVLTAVRKLDREKQDRYSFTVLAKDNGMPPLQTNATVTLSVLDQNDNSPAFTHNEYNFYVPENLPMYGTVGLITVTDADSGENAAVTLSILNGRENFIIDPLTGVIRPNITFDREQQGSYTFQVKAIDGGRVQRSSTAKVTINVVDVNDNRPVFVIPSSNYSYELIPTATNPGSVVTKVFAVDNDTGMNAELRYSIIGGNSRSLFTIDQLTGNITLKEKVITADHGLHRLVIKVNDLGQPESLYTIALVHLFVNETITNGSYVQELVRRNMETPVGQNVGDGEITPQTNDYVKIIIAIIAGTMTVILVIFVTALVRCRQTPRHKVVQKSKQSGEWVSPNQENRQIKKKKKKKKRSPKSLLLNFVTIEESKPDDPAHEHINGTLDIPVELEEQTMGKYNWATTPTTFKPDSPDLAKHYKSASPQPTFQIKPETPVPPKKHHVIQELPLDNTFVVGCDSLSKCSSSSSDPYSVSECSCQGGFKTPGPIHTRQHTKEMGRPQSPLKETSLESWTQPQSQRRVTFHLPDGSQESCSDSGLGDHEPSSSASTSHPLPLGFPQEEYYEQASPNSRTEGDGNSDPESRMKIWSCPADCFCDSDV